A genomic stretch from Thauera sp. GDN1 includes:
- a CDS encoding ATP-binding cassette domain-containing protein, with protein MLEIRIDRKRYPDRGGRPHLALSGLRLDVARGEFVCVVGPSGCGKSTLLNIVGGLDRDLDGQVTMNGAFPEDVGFMFQEPRLMPWMSVLDNVLLVACAGDAARQRERAIALLRAMELGDVLDAYPTRLSGGMMRRVALARAFINEPELLLMDEPFVSLDSPTANRLREMLVEQWQRCGASVLFVTHDLREALALGDRVCFLSAAPGRVVLDLPVELARPRDAAAPVVDRLYQTLLARHPELLAGLANGESGFPGSNSAKGDGPTTGSGARGAGTSGHAPWGGAS; from the coding sequence ATGCTCGAGATCCGCATCGACCGCAAGCGTTACCCCGACCGTGGCGGACGGCCGCACCTGGCGCTGTCCGGCCTGCGCCTGGACGTGGCGCGTGGCGAGTTCGTGTGCGTGGTGGGGCCCTCGGGCTGCGGCAAGAGTACCCTGCTCAATATCGTCGGCGGGCTCGACCGCGACCTGGACGGCCAGGTGACGATGAACGGCGCTTTCCCCGAGGACGTCGGCTTCATGTTCCAGGAGCCGCGGCTGATGCCGTGGATGAGCGTGCTCGACAACGTGCTGCTGGTGGCGTGCGCAGGGGATGCGGCGCGCCAGCGCGAACGCGCGATCGCACTGCTGCGGGCGATGGAGCTCGGCGACGTGCTCGATGCCTATCCGACGCGGCTGTCGGGCGGGATGATGCGGCGGGTGGCGCTGGCGCGCGCCTTCATCAACGAGCCCGAGCTGCTGCTGATGGACGAGCCCTTCGTGTCGCTCGACAGCCCCACCGCGAATCGCCTGCGCGAGATGCTGGTCGAGCAGTGGCAGCGCTGCGGCGCGAGCGTGCTGTTCGTCACCCACGACCTGCGCGAGGCGCTCGCGCTCGGCGACCGGGTGTGCTTCCTGTCGGCGGCGCCGGGGCGGGTGGTGCTGGATCTGCCGGTGGAGCTGGCGCGCCCGCGCGACGCCGCTGCGCCGGTGGTCGATCGCCTGTACCAGACGCTGCTCGCCCGCCACCCGGAGCTGCTCGCGGGGCTGGCGAACGGGGAGAGCGGTTTCCCCGGGAGTAATTCGGCGAAGGGTGACGGGCCGACCACCGGTTCCGGGGCGAGGGGGGCGGGCACGAGTGGGCACGCACCCTGGGGAGGGGCGTCATGA
- a CDS encoding ABC transporter permease: protein MSGKRTAAVESPVPMMARTPRPAGQDASPPAAHAATSAGGRDGWLRLASLGAFLLLWQLGAMFADSRTLPDPLTVFARIVDETLSLSLPGHLAVTLGRVAVAFAAAMLIGALLGMAMGRWRRLDAFFDAWLVLGLNIPALVTIILCYVWFGLNDWAAILAVAINKIPTVVVTVREGARAVDPKLLDVARAYRLSRRTTFLRVYLPQLVPYLMAAARSGLSLIWKIVLVVELLGRSEGVGFQLNVFFQFFDITGILAYTLAFAAVVLIVEAWLLRPLERRLTGWRA from the coding sequence GTGAGTGGCAAGCGCACGGCAGCAGTCGAGTCTCCGGTGCCGATGATGGCCCGCACGCCGCGTCCTGCGGGGCAGGATGCGAGTCCGCCGGCCGCGCACGCGGCGACGTCCGCGGGCGGCCGGGATGGCTGGCTGCGGCTCGCCTCGCTGGGCGCCTTCCTGCTGCTGTGGCAGCTCGGCGCGATGTTCGCCGACAGCCGCACGCTGCCCGACCCGCTGACCGTCTTCGCTCGCATCGTCGACGAGACCCTGTCGCTGAGCCTGCCCGGCCACCTCGCGGTGACGCTCGGCCGGGTCGCGGTCGCCTTCGCCGCGGCCATGCTGATCGGTGCGCTGCTGGGCATGGCGATGGGGCGCTGGCGCCGGCTCGACGCCTTCTTCGACGCCTGGCTGGTGCTCGGGCTCAACATCCCGGCGCTGGTCACCATCATCCTGTGCTACGTCTGGTTCGGCCTCAACGACTGGGCGGCGATCCTGGCGGTAGCGATCAACAAGATCCCGACCGTGGTCGTCACCGTGCGCGAGGGCGCACGCGCGGTCGATCCCAAGTTGCTCGACGTCGCCCGTGCCTACCGCCTGTCGCGCCGCACCACCTTCCTGCGCGTCTATCTGCCCCAGCTCGTGCCCTACCTGATGGCGGCGGCGCGCTCCGGGCTGTCGCTGATCTGGAAGATCGTGCTGGTGGTCGAGCTGCTCGGCCGCAGCGAGGGGGTCGGCTTCCAGCTCAACGTCTTCTTCCAGTTCTTCGACATCACCGGCATCCTCGCCTACACCCTGGCCTTCGCCGCCGTGGTGCTGATCGTCGAGGCCTGGCTGCTGCGCCCGCTCGAGCGCCGGCTGACCGGATGGAGGGCCTGA
- a CDS encoding ABC transporter substrate-binding protein encodes MPALIGRLLGFLLLTAFAMSGAWAAERAVVRVGILQFGTVSWELEVMQRHGLAEREGIELRIVPLALKDAANVAIQGGEVDLIANDWIWVSRMRSEGSDYAFAPYSQAVGGISVRPDAGVAQFADLEGKRLGVAGGALDKSWLLLRAYARRTVGEDAATFLQPQFAAPPLLNELVMRGELPAAMNFWHYTARLSAAGMKELISMPQILAGLGIEDELPLVGWVFREGWARDNAAAIEGFLRASDAAKALMLESDAVWEELRPLMRAENEETFIALREGFRAGIPRTGIDDAERVATRVFDILAAEGGEALVGKARTIAPGTFWRGGGSR; translated from the coding sequence ATGCCGGCCCTGATCGGACGCCTGCTGGGATTCCTGCTGCTGACCGCGTTCGCGATGTCGGGCGCCTGGGCCGCCGAGCGTGCGGTGGTGCGCGTCGGGATCCTGCAGTTCGGCACCGTGAGCTGGGAGCTCGAGGTGATGCAGCGCCACGGGCTGGCCGAACGTGAGGGCATCGAGCTGCGCATCGTGCCGTTGGCGCTGAAGGACGCCGCCAATGTGGCGATCCAGGGCGGCGAGGTGGACCTCATCGCCAACGACTGGATCTGGGTGTCGCGCATGCGCTCGGAAGGCAGCGACTACGCGTTCGCGCCCTACTCGCAGGCGGTGGGCGGCATCAGCGTGCGACCCGATGCCGGCGTCGCGCAGTTCGCCGACCTCGAGGGCAAGCGCCTCGGCGTGGCGGGCGGTGCGCTCGACAAGAGCTGGCTGCTGCTGCGCGCCTACGCCCGGCGCACGGTGGGCGAGGATGCGGCGACCTTCCTGCAGCCCCAGTTCGCGGCGCCGCCGCTGCTCAACGAGCTGGTGATGCGGGGCGAACTGCCCGCGGCGATGAACTTCTGGCACTACACCGCCCGCCTGTCCGCCGCCGGCATGAAGGAGCTGATCTCCATGCCGCAGATCCTCGCCGGCCTCGGCATCGAGGATGAACTGCCGCTGGTGGGCTGGGTGTTCCGCGAAGGCTGGGCGCGCGACAATGCCGCGGCGATCGAGGGCTTCCTGCGCGCATCGGATGCCGCCAAGGCGCTGATGCTCGAATCCGACGCGGTGTGGGAGGAGCTGCGGCCGCTGATGCGCGCCGAGAACGAGGAAACCTTCATCGCCCTGCGCGAGGGCTTCCGTGCCGGCATCCCGCGCACCGGCATCGACGATGCCGAACGCGTCGCCACCCGGGTCTTCGACATCCTGGCCGCGGAGGGGGGCGAGGCGCTGGTGGGCAAGGCGCGCACGATCGCCCCGGGCACCTTCTGGCGCGGAGGCGGGAGCCGGTGA
- a CDS encoding Fis family transcriptional regulator, producing the protein MNPITVPAQSSLSGATTGAGERTSAAVHAFDRERLVALSAPAMEDLYRQLDSPTTTVLLADSRGGVLRAIGSGREAAALPAASAPTPDAPHAAAGGEDRRAVVGGQRAAQRIGIAVPILPPDGGLLGFVDAEASPLDWLSHANALLQTAARIIEHRLIETEPQGFLLLRFHRYPTVLGTPLEALALLDADGVVLLANRVAIDLLAPCPVGCGVPAATCFATQWCGIVGYAALGLRQPFVLRDHRGADYSARASLRRAAA; encoded by the coding sequence ATGAACCCGATCACCGTGCCTGCCCAGTCGAGCCTGTCCGGCGCCACCACCGGAGCGGGTGAGCGCACGTCCGCCGCGGTGCACGCCTTCGACCGCGAGCGCCTCGTGGCGCTGTCCGCGCCGGCGATGGAAGACCTCTACCGCCAGCTCGACAGCCCCACCACCACCGTGCTGCTCGCCGACAGCCGCGGCGGCGTGCTGCGCGCCATCGGCAGCGGGCGCGAGGCGGCCGCCTTGCCCGCAGCCAGCGCTCCGACGCCGGACGCCCCCCATGCCGCGGCCGGCGGCGAGGACCGGCGCGCGGTCGTGGGTGGCCAGCGCGCGGCGCAGCGCATCGGCATCGCGGTGCCGATCCTGCCGCCGGACGGCGGCCTGCTCGGCTTCGTCGATGCCGAGGCCTCGCCGCTCGACTGGCTGAGTCACGCCAACGCGCTGCTGCAGACCGCGGCCCGGATCATCGAGCACCGCCTGATCGAGACCGAACCGCAGGGCTTCCTGCTGCTGCGTTTCCACCGCTATCCGACCGTGCTCGGCACGCCCCTGGAAGCGCTCGCGCTGTTAGACGCCGACGGCGTCGTGCTGCTCGCCAACCGCGTCGCCATCGACCTGCTCGCGCCCTGCCCGGTCGGCTGCGGCGTGCCGGCCGCCACCTGCTTCGCCACCCAGTGGTGCGGCATCGTCGGCTACGCTGCGCTCGGCCTCCGCCAGCCCTTCGTGCTGCGCGACCACCGCGGCGCCGACTATTCCGCACGCGCCAGCCTGAGGAGGGCCGCCGCATGA
- a CDS encoding sensor histidine kinase, translating to MNILRSPSLHGRLSLVLTTLIAVMMIIGTGVWLRETRQAIHEEVEAATRVAEQWLKVLVPETLGDGPQARARLMDHLGAIGRIRANRLEVFDAGGQRLYVSPESPYKAGRNAPEWFAGWVAPEVAERRLEADGLSVVLSPDTSRAVLDAWDHLGAALGWAVALLLSIWLATRFAIDRALAPINEIHSALERGASGQFDQRLPEYATRELALLAHSYNRLADSLDESLAENARLEQDQALARALQVRLEQERRAIARELHDELGQGITAVRSIAGAIIQRTTEQPGINGSAQAILAMTTQMQEGVHTILQRLRSRTADKQVHVEEAIESYCALWASHHGDIRIECRIEPLGEQVSDALGLTILRMVQESLTNVARHAHATRVQVRLGVRDGQIEIEVIDNGRGLGQNPAPGRHGLVGMRERIAELHGQLELSSPPEGGLNVRARLPLPAAAGKDTRP from the coding sequence ATGAACATCCTCCGTTCCCCCAGTCTGCACGGGCGCCTGAGCCTAGTGCTGACCACCCTGATCGCGGTGATGATGATCATCGGCACCGGCGTGTGGTTGCGCGAGACCCGCCAGGCCATCCACGAGGAGGTCGAAGCCGCGACCCGTGTCGCCGAGCAGTGGCTCAAGGTGCTGGTGCCGGAAACCCTGGGCGACGGCCCGCAGGCGCGCGCGCGCCTGATGGATCACCTCGGCGCCATCGGCCGCATACGCGCCAACCGCCTGGAAGTGTTCGACGCCGGCGGCCAGCGCCTGTACGTGTCGCCCGAATCGCCCTACAAGGCGGGGCGCAACGCCCCCGAGTGGTTCGCCGGCTGGGTGGCGCCGGAAGTGGCCGAGCGCCGACTGGAGGCCGACGGCCTGAGCGTCGTGCTGTCCCCCGACACCTCGCGCGCGGTGCTCGACGCCTGGGACCACCTCGGCGCCGCGCTCGGCTGGGCGGTGGCGCTGCTGCTGTCGATCTGGCTTGCGACCCGCTTCGCGATCGACCGCGCGCTGGCTCCGATCAACGAGATCCACAGCGCGCTCGAGCGCGGCGCCAGCGGCCAGTTCGACCAGCGCCTGCCCGAATACGCCACCCGCGAGCTCGCCCTTCTCGCCCACAGCTACAACCGCCTCGCCGACAGCCTCGACGAGAGCCTCGCCGAGAACGCCCGCCTGGAGCAGGACCAGGCGCTCGCACGTGCGCTGCAGGTCCGCCTCGAACAGGAGCGGCGCGCGATCGCACGCGAGCTGCACGACGAGCTCGGCCAAGGCATCACCGCGGTGCGCTCGATCGCCGGCGCCATCATCCAGCGCACCACCGAACAGCCCGGCATCAACGGCAGCGCCCAGGCCATCCTGGCAATGACGACGCAGATGCAGGAGGGCGTCCACACCATCCTGCAGCGCCTGCGCAGCCGCACCGCCGACAAGCAGGTCCATGTCGAGGAGGCAATCGAGAGCTACTGCGCGCTATGGGCCAGCCATCATGGCGATATCCGCATCGAATGCAGGATCGAGCCGCTCGGAGAGCAGGTCAGCGATGCGCTCGGGCTCACCATCCTGCGCATGGTCCAGGAAAGCCTGACCAACGTCGCCCGCCACGCCCACGCCACCCGCGTCCAGGTCCGGCTCGGCGTGCGCGACGGCCAGATCGAGATCGAGGTCATCGACAATGGTCGCGGCCTCGGCCAGAATCCGGCGCCCGGACGCCACGGCCTGGTCGGCATGCGCGAACGCATCGCCGAACTCCACGGCCAGCTCGAGCTGAGCAGTCCGCCCGAAGGCGGTCTAAACGTCCGCGCCCGCCTGCCGCTGCCGGCTGCCGCGGGCAAGGACACCCGTCCGTGA
- a CDS encoding response regulator: MTAQALEGIRVLLADDHATVRMGFRLLLEGAGASVVGEADCGEAAVSAYTQHRPDLLMMDVSMPGIGGLGALERVLAHHPDARVLILSAHDDAQIPARALRAGATGYLSKRAHPQELLRAAASVARGQRYIDPEIAPALALAQFSGAQDPLAALTEKEFAVFLQLAQGRSVAEIADSHKLSPSTVGTHLYHIKQKLNVSNAAELALIAIRSGLIEV; the protein is encoded by the coding sequence ATGACCGCACAAGCGCTCGAAGGAATCCGCGTCCTGCTCGCAGACGACCACGCCACCGTGCGCATGGGCTTCCGCCTGCTGCTGGAGGGTGCGGGTGCGAGCGTGGTGGGCGAGGCCGACTGCGGCGAGGCCGCGGTGAGCGCCTACACCCAGCACCGCCCGGACCTGCTGATGATGGACGTGTCCATGCCTGGCATCGGCGGCCTCGGCGCGCTCGAGCGCGTGCTCGCCCATCACCCCGACGCGCGCGTGCTGATCCTGTCCGCGCACGACGACGCCCAGATTCCCGCCCGTGCGCTGCGTGCGGGCGCGACCGGCTACCTGTCCAAGCGTGCCCATCCGCAGGAACTCCTGCGCGCCGCGGCCAGCGTCGCCCGCGGCCAGCGCTACATCGACCCCGAGATCGCGCCCGCGCTCGCGCTCGCCCAGTTCTCGGGCGCCCAGGATCCGCTCGCCGCGCTCACCGAGAAGGAGTTCGCGGTCTTCCTGCAGCTCGCCCAGGGCCGCAGCGTGGCCGAGATCGCCGACAGCCACAAGCTCAGCCCCAGCACCGTCGGCACCCACCTGTACCACATCAAGCAGAAGCTCAACGTCTCCAACGCCGCCGAACTGGCGCTGATCGCGATCCGCAGCGGGCTGATCGAGGTCTGA
- a CDS encoding alkaline phosphatase D family protein: MLAGPMLRRVESKRIVLWLATSRPLRARIELDLGDERPLRLEPEPGTPACRVLTAGTHLHYLLLDLALDTELPAGRWIGYRLALAPRDETEPQWRADRDWAPDLCYPGRETPGFVFAPQVASLLHGSCRKPHHHDGDGLLRADALLAELVARNALDADPAPEPDGLPAWPSVLVMTGDQIYADDVAGPMLRAIHGLIARLGLPVERLEGIDEAGVSDADDLHRHPDCYYRRDQLLPRHKRNYALIEVFFGGVEKPVFTSASAHNHLITLAEVLAMYLLVWSPEAWRGLDLAPPSGLGAEDAALYARERRALEAFVADLPAVRRVLAHIPVAMIFDDHDVTDDWNLSREWEEIAYGHPFSRRIIGNALLAYAINQAWGNRPETLDEQALDLLQRSLAAPGDAPHEECIEHLLHSEGWHYTWPTTPPLVVIDTRTQRWRSERTARRPSGLMDWESLTDLQHTLRGLPAVLLVSPAPIFGVKLIETIQRMFTWFGHPLMVDAENWMAHPGSAQAILNIFRHRKTPQHFVVLSGDVHYSFVYDVELRGRVRGPDIWQICSSGVRNEFPPRLLAVLDRLNRWLYSPRSPLNWFTRRRHMRVTPRRYEGAAQGRRLLNGSGIGLVELDAEGVPWRIRELLADGRTIAFVRDEDASRWD, from the coding sequence GTGCTCGCCGGTCCCATGCTGCGCCGGGTCGAGTCGAAGCGCATCGTTCTGTGGCTCGCGACCAGCCGGCCGCTGCGCGCCCGCATCGAGCTCGATCTCGGCGACGAACGGCCGCTGCGCCTGGAACCCGAACCGGGCACGCCCGCCTGCCGCGTGCTGACGGCAGGCACGCACCTGCACTACCTGCTGCTCGACCTCGCGCTCGACACCGAGCTGCCCGCCGGGCGCTGGATCGGCTACCGCCTGGCGCTCGCGCCGCGCGACGAGACCGAGCCGCAGTGGCGCGCAGATCGCGACTGGGCGCCGGATCTCTGCTATCCGGGGCGCGAGACCCCGGGCTTCGTGTTCGCGCCGCAGGTCGCCTCCCTGCTCCATGGCTCCTGCCGCAAGCCGCATCACCACGACGGCGACGGGCTGCTGCGCGCCGATGCCCTGCTCGCCGAACTGGTTGCGCGCAACGCGCTCGACGCCGATCCGGCCCCGGAACCCGACGGCCTGCCCGCCTGGCCCTCCGTGCTGGTGATGACCGGCGACCAGATCTACGCCGACGACGTCGCCGGGCCGATGCTGCGCGCGATCCACGGCCTGATCGCCCGCCTGGGGCTGCCGGTCGAGCGCCTGGAAGGCATCGACGAGGCCGGCGTCAGCGACGCCGACGACCTCCACCGCCATCCCGACTGCTACTACCGGCGCGACCAGCTGCTGCCCCGGCACAAGCGCAACTACGCGCTGATCGAGGTGTTCTTCGGCGGCGTGGAGAAGCCGGTATTCACCTCGGCGAGCGCGCACAACCACCTGATCACGCTCGCCGAAGTGCTGGCGATGTACCTGCTGGTGTGGTCGCCCGAAGCCTGGCGCGGGCTGGACCTCGCGCCGCCGTCCGGTCTGGGCGCCGAGGACGCCGCCCTCTATGCGCGCGAGCGACGGGCGCTGGAGGCCTTCGTCGCCGACCTGCCGGCGGTACGCCGCGTGCTGGCGCACATCCCGGTGGCGATGATCTTCGACGATCACGACGTCACCGACGACTGGAACCTGAGCCGCGAATGGGAGGAGATCGCCTACGGCCATCCCTTCTCGCGCCGCATCATCGGCAACGCCCTGCTCGCCTACGCGATCAACCAGGCCTGGGGCAACCGGCCGGAGACGCTCGACGAGCAGGCGCTCGACTTGCTGCAGCGCAGCCTCGCCGCGCCGGGCGACGCGCCGCACGAGGAGTGCATCGAGCACCTGCTGCATTCGGAGGGCTGGCACTACACCTGGCCGACCACGCCACCGCTGGTCGTCATCGACACCCGCACCCAGCGCTGGCGCTCGGAACGCACCGCGCGTCGCCCCTCCGGGCTGATGGACTGGGAATCCCTGACCGACCTGCAGCACACCCTGCGCGGCCTGCCCGCGGTGCTGCTGGTATCGCCGGCGCCGATCTTCGGCGTCAAGCTGATCGAGACCATCCAGCGCATGTTCACCTGGTTCGGCCATCCGCTGATGGTCGACGCCGAGAACTGGATGGCCCACCCGGGCTCGGCGCAGGCCATCCTCAACATCTTCCGCCACCGCAAGACGCCGCAGCACTTCGTCGTGCTGTCGGGCGACGTGCATTACTCCTTCGTGTACGACGTCGAACTGCGCGGCCGGGTGCGCGGGCCGGACATCTGGCAGATCTGCAGCAGCGGCGTGCGCAACGAGTTTCCGCCCCGCCTGCTGGCCGTGCTCGACCGCCTGAACCGCTGGCTGTACTCGCCGCGCTCCCCGCTGAACTGGTTCACCCGCCGCCGCCACATGCGCGTGACGCCGCGCCGTTACGAGGGCGCCGCGCAGGGGCGCCGGCTGCTCAACGGCAGCGGCATCGGCCTGGTCGAACTGGATGCGGAAGGCGTGCCGTGGCGGATCCGCGAGCTGCTCGCGGACGGGCGCACGATCGCCTTCGTCCGCGACGAGGACGCCTCGCGCTGGGACTGA
- a CDS encoding DUF808 domain-containing protein — MAGTTLLALIDDIATIMDDVATMTKVAAKKTAGVLGDDLALNAQQVTGVQASRELPVVWAVAKGSMINKAILVPAALLISWLAPWLITPLLMLGGAFLCFEGFEKLAHKFLHSKHEDEAEHRETLEALADPDVDLVAFEKEKIKGAVRTDFILSAEIVVITLGTVAAASLGQRVAVLVGISLLMTVGVYGLVAGIVKLDDLGLHLQRSASAFTRSVGGAILGFAPWLMKTLSVVGTAAMFMVGGGILLHGWPTAAHAVEHFAAGFGGVGGALINTGAGAGVGIVAGAIVLSAVILVQKLRGAN; from the coding sequence ATGGCCGGAACCACCCTGCTCGCACTGATCGACGACATCGCCACCATCATGGACGACGTCGCCACCATGACCAAAGTCGCCGCCAAGAAGACCGCCGGTGTGCTCGGCGACGACCTCGCCCTCAACGCCCAGCAGGTCACCGGCGTACAGGCCAGCCGCGAGCTGCCGGTGGTGTGGGCGGTGGCCAAGGGCTCGATGATCAACAAGGCCATCCTGGTGCCGGCGGCGCTGCTGATCAGCTGGCTGGCGCCGTGGCTGATCACCCCGCTGCTGATGCTGGGCGGCGCCTTCCTGTGCTTCGAGGGCTTCGAGAAGCTGGCGCACAAGTTCCTGCACTCGAAGCACGAGGACGAGGCCGAGCACCGCGAGACGCTCGAGGCGCTGGCCGACCCGGACGTGGACCTGGTCGCCTTCGAGAAGGAGAAGATCAAGGGCGCGGTGCGCACCGACTTCATCCTGTCGGCCGAGATCGTGGTGATCACGCTCGGCACCGTGGCCGCGGCCTCGCTCGGCCAGCGCGTGGCGGTGCTGGTCGGCATCTCGCTGCTGATGACGGTGGGCGTGTATGGGCTGGTGGCGGGCATCGTCAAGCTCGACGACCTCGGCCTGCACCTGCAACGCAGCGCGTCGGCCTTCACGCGCAGCGTCGGCGGTGCCATCCTGGGCTTCGCGCCGTGGCTGATGAAGACGCTGTCGGTGGTCGGCACCGCGGCGATGTTCATGGTCGGCGGCGGCATCCTGCTGCACGGCTGGCCGACGGCGGCGCATGCGGTGGAACATTTCGCCGCAGGCTTCGGTGGAGTGGGCGGGGCGCTGATCAACACCGGCGCAGGCGCCGGTGTGGGCATCGTCGCCGGCGCGATCGTGCTCTCCGCGGTGATCCTAGTGCAGAAGCTGCGCGGCGCGAACTGA
- the pqqE gene encoding pyrroloquinoline quinone biosynthesis protein PqqE: protein MNAPQTPAPQPLGPQPGPPLWLLAELTYRCPLHCVFCYNPVDFAHTPDELSTEDWLRVLREARAAGSVQCGFSGGEPLLRDDLEVLVAEAHKLGFYTNLLTSGVGLSDARARALKDAGLDHIQLSFQDSTRELNDFLSHTRTFELKQKVAAIIKDKGWPMVMNCVVHRLNIGYIDRIIDMAVELGAEYLELANSQYYSWAMLNRDQLLPSREQIERAERVTNERRQLYGDRIRIFFVVPDYHEKRPKKCMNGWGNVFLTVTPDGTALPCHTARMLPGLAFPNVRDMDVRSIWYESEGFNRYRGDGWMKEPCRSCPEKEKDLGGCRCQAFMLTGDAAAADPVCDKSPSHHKVIEAVERADRGEPAVVERPLVFRGPEESRRRKAGLLQPGG from the coding sequence ATGAATGCGCCCCAGACTCCTGCGCCTCAGCCCCTGGGCCCCCAGCCCGGACCGCCGCTGTGGCTGCTGGCCGAGCTCACCTACCGCTGCCCGCTGCACTGCGTGTTCTGCTACAACCCGGTCGATTTCGCCCACACCCCGGACGAGCTCTCGACCGAGGACTGGTTGCGCGTGCTGCGCGAGGCGCGCGCGGCGGGCAGCGTGCAGTGCGGCTTCTCGGGCGGCGAGCCACTGCTGAGGGACGACCTCGAGGTGCTGGTCGCCGAAGCCCACAAGCTCGGCTTCTACACCAATCTGCTGACCTCGGGCGTCGGCCTCTCCGATGCGCGGGCGCGGGCGCTGAAGGACGCCGGGCTCGACCACATCCAGCTCTCGTTCCAGGACTCCACCAGGGAGCTCAACGACTTCCTGTCGCACACCCGCACCTTCGAACTCAAGCAGAAGGTGGCCGCGATCATCAAGGACAAGGGCTGGCCGATGGTGATGAACTGCGTGGTCCATCGCCTGAATATCGGCTACATCGACCGCATCATCGACATGGCGGTGGAGCTCGGCGCCGAATACCTGGAACTCGCCAACAGCCAGTACTACTCGTGGGCGATGCTCAACCGCGACCAGTTGCTGCCTTCGCGCGAGCAGATCGAGCGTGCCGAGCGCGTCACCAACGAGCGCCGCCAGCTCTACGGCGACCGCATCCGCATCTTCTTCGTCGTGCCCGATTACCACGAGAAGCGGCCGAAGAAGTGCATGAACGGCTGGGGCAACGTCTTCCTCACCGTTACCCCCGACGGCACCGCCTTGCCCTGCCACACCGCGCGCATGCTGCCCGGGCTGGCCTTCCCCAACGTGCGTGACATGGACGTGCGCAGCATCTGGTACGAGTCGGAAGGCTTCAATCGTTACCGCGGCGACGGCTGGATGAAGGAGCCTTGCCGCAGTTGCCCGGAAAAGGAAAAGGACCTCGGCGGCTGTCGCTGCCAGGCCTTCATGCTCACCGGCGATGCGGCGGCGGCCGACCCGGTGTGCGACAAGTCGCCTTCACATCACAAGGTGATCGAGGCGGTGGAGCGTGCCGACCGCGGCGAGCCGGCGGTGGTGGAGCGCCCGCTGGTGTTCCGCGGGCCGGAGGAGTCGCGCCGGCGCAAGGCGGGATTGCTGCAGCCGGGCGGCTGA
- the pqqD gene encoding pyrroloquinoline quinone biosynthesis peptide chaperone PqqD, with product MSETATIGLEATPRVSKRFRLQWEEAQQAWVLLYPEGMVRLNQSAGEILRRCDGARSVTEVVADLEQAFATTGLEADVLAFLELARKQQWIEP from the coding sequence ATGAGCGAGACGGCGACGATCGGCCTCGAGGCCACTCCGCGCGTGTCGAAGCGCTTCCGCCTGCAGTGGGAGGAGGCCCAGCAGGCCTGGGTGCTGCTGTATCCGGAAGGCATGGTCAGGCTCAACCAGAGCGCGGGCGAGATCCTGCGCCGCTGCGACGGCGCGCGCAGCGTGACCGAGGTGGTCGCCGACCTGGAGCAGGCCTTCGCCACCACCGGGCTCGAGGCCGACGTACTCGCCTTTCTCGAATTGGCGCGCAAGCAGCAGTGGATCGAGCCGTGA
- the pqqC gene encoding pyrroloquinoline-quinone synthase PqqC, producing the protein MSYIDQISIEHTAALAASADDLPPWCPQEFEALLREKGTSYHIYHPFHVMMAEGKLTREQLQGWVANRFYYQISIPVKDAAILSNCPERAIRREWIQRILDHDGFEIGDVKDPGGIEAWIRLGEATGLSRDDVTSLRFVAPATRFAVDAYINFARQRPWQEAVASSLTELFAPHIHQQRLDTWPTHYPWVDTAGLQYFRNRLTQARRDVEHGLRFTLEYFSQSRAMQQRALDILQFKLDVLWAMADAIMLSQCEVAIVGPRKGAAR; encoded by the coding sequence GTGAGCTACATAGATCAGATCAGCATCGAGCACACCGCGGCGCTCGCCGCCAGCGCGGACGACCTGCCGCCCTGGTGTCCGCAGGAATTCGAGGCACTGCTGCGCGAGAAGGGCACGAGCTACCACATCTACCATCCCTTCCACGTGATGATGGCCGAGGGCAAGCTGACCCGCGAACAACTGCAGGGCTGGGTGGCGAACCGCTTCTACTACCAGATCTCGATCCCGGTGAAGGACGCCGCCATCCTGTCCAACTGCCCGGAGCGCGCGATCCGCCGCGAGTGGATCCAGCGCATCCTCGACCACGACGGCTTCGAGATCGGCGACGTCAAGGACCCCGGCGGCATCGAGGCCTGGATCCGGCTGGGCGAGGCGACGGGTCTCTCCCGCGACGACGTCACCTCGTTGCGCTTCGTCGCCCCGGCGACGCGCTTCGCGGTCGACGCCTACATCAACTTCGCCCGCCAGCGCCCGTGGCAGGAGGCGGTGGCCTCCAGCCTCACCGAGCTCTTCGCGCCGCACATCCACCAGCAGCGCCTGGACACCTGGCCCACGCACTATCCCTGGGTGGACACCGCCGGCCTGCAGTACTTCCGCAACCGTCTCACCCAGGCGCGGCGCGACGTCGAGCACGGCCTGCGCTTCACGCTCGAGTACTTCAGCCAGAGCCGGGCGATGCAGCAGCGCGCGCTCGACATCCTGCAGTTCAAGCTCGACGTGCTGTGGGCGATGGCCGACGCGATCATGCTGAGCCAGTGCGAGGTGGCGATCGTCGGCCCGCGCAAGGGGGCGGCGCGATGA